Proteins from a single region of Deinococcus fonticola:
- a CDS encoding 5'-methylthioadenosine/adenosylhomocysteine nucleosidase, with product MLAIIGAMDEEIELLLGDLQDRQDITHPGVTLHRGTLDGVPVLVTRGGIGKVNAAMTTTYLLVEGATRVIFTGVAGGVHPDLRVGDIVVSTDLVQHDVDVTPLGYAPGTVPGEPPAWDADAALRDTALEAARDVEGVNVIAGRVASGDQFIASREGVQRLWHAHQAACAEMEGAAVAQVCAKAGVPFVVIRSVSDTADHDANVDYRTFMPLVARHAKQVVRGMLSRLQPPAQA from the coding sequence ATGTTAGCCATCATCGGGGCCATGGACGAAGAAATCGAGTTGCTGTTGGGTGACCTGCAGGATAGACAGGACATCACCCACCCCGGCGTGACGCTGCACCGGGGCACGCTGGACGGCGTTCCGGTGCTGGTCACGCGCGGCGGCATCGGCAAGGTGAACGCCGCCATGACCACCACCTACCTGCTGGTAGAGGGCGCGACCCGCGTGATTTTTACTGGTGTGGCCGGCGGCGTTCACCCGGATCTGCGCGTGGGGGACATCGTGGTCAGCACGGACCTGGTACAGCACGACGTGGACGTGACCCCGCTGGGGTACGCCCCCGGTACGGTGCCCGGCGAACCTCCCGCCTGGGACGCCGACGCGGCCCTGCGCGACACCGCACTGGAAGCCGCCCGGGACGTGGAGGGTGTGAACGTCATTGCCGGACGGGTCGCCAGCGGAGACCAGTTCATTGCCAGCCGGGAGGGCGTGCAGCGCCTGTGGCACGCCCACCAGGCCGCCTGCGCCGAAATGGAAGGGGCCGCCGTCGCGCAGGTGTGCGCCAAGGCGGGCGTGCCCTTCGTGGTGATTCGCAGCGTCAGCGACACCGCCGACCACGACGCCAACGTCGATTACCGCACCTTCATGCCGCTGGTCGCCCGGCACGCCAAACAGGTGGTGCGCGGCATGCTGTCGCGCCTGCAGCCGCCCGCCCAGGCGTGA
- a CDS encoding CidA/LrgA family protein: protein MNTPEPESITAHLPQPVRFTLGLGILSGFAALGLGLTHLLHLPLPGSVLGLLLLWVALGTRLIRLHWIEDAADGLLAVLGLLFVPATVGFIDFLGAGTQWLVWLFVMTAALLVGAGSAALIASRLVKP, encoded by the coding sequence GTGAACACCCCGGAGCCGGAGTCCATCACCGCGCACCTTCCGCAGCCGGTTCGTTTCACGCTGGGCCTGGGCATCCTGAGCGGGTTTGCCGCCCTGGGCCTGGGGCTCACGCACCTGCTGCACCTGCCGCTTCCCGGCTCGGTGCTGGGCCTGCTGCTCCTGTGGGTGGCGCTGGGCACGCGCCTGATTCGCCTGCACTGGATCGAGGACGCCGCCGACGGCCTGCTCGCCGTGCTGGGCCTGCTGTTCGTCCCGGCCACCGTGGGCTTCATCGACTTCCTCGGCGCAGGAACGCAGTGGCTGGTGTGGCTGTTCGTCATGACCGCCGCCCTGCTGGTGGGTGCCGGAAGCGCGGCGCTGATCGCGTCCAGGCTGGTCAAACCTTGA
- a CDS encoding LrgB family protein — MIWLALTLVGFVLGILLQARLKHPLSNPTLIATLIVAAALLLSRTPYTRYQADVSPLSAFLTPAIVALSVPLYRLRALLAQQWPALVIGGLSGTLLGVGTDLLLPRLLNLDDASRRSLMTAPATSPVALQLADITHAPPTLAATLAVLSGLIGALLLPPFLTLLRVRHPLARGVAIGSVSHGVGTAQARQEGELTGAASSIGMGLAALTVTLVVALLAG, encoded by the coding sequence TTGATCTGGTTGGCCCTGACACTTGTCGGGTTCGTCCTCGGAATCCTCCTGCAAGCCCGCCTGAAACACCCCCTGTCCAACCCCACCTTGATCGCCACCTTGATCGTCGCCGCCGCGCTGCTGCTGAGCCGCACGCCGTACACGCGCTACCAGGCCGACGTCAGCCCTCTCAGTGCCTTCCTGACGCCCGCCATCGTGGCCCTCAGCGTGCCGCTGTACCGCCTGCGGGCTTTGCTGGCCCAGCAGTGGCCCGCCCTCGTCATCGGCGGGCTGAGCGGTACCCTTCTCGGCGTCGGCACCGACCTGCTTCTGCCACGCCTGCTGAACCTCGACGACGCCAGCCGCAGGAGCCTGATGACCGCCCCCGCCACCAGTCCTGTCGCGCTGCAACTCGCTGACATCACCCACGCGCCGCCTACCCTGGCCGCCACGCTGGCGGTGTTGAGCGGCCTGATCGGGGCGCTGCTGCTTCCCCCCTTTCTGACGCTGCTGCGTGTCCGGCACCCCCTGGCACGCGGCGTCGCCATCGGCAGCGTCTCGCACGGGGTCGGTACCGCGCAGGCCCGGCAGGAAGGTGAACTGACCGGCGCGGCCAGCAGCATCGGCATGGGGCTGGCGGCTTTGACGGTGACGCTGGTGGTGGCATTGCTGGCGGGGTGA
- the hrpB gene encoding ATP-dependent helicase HrpB has protein sequence MSFSAGLPIADVVSEVREALAGHPLVLLQAPPGAGKSTALPLELLSEPWLAGQKVLVLQPRRVAARAVAARLAAGLGEDVGGTVGYRVRFESRVSAATRLEVVTEGLLTRRLQRDPELAGVGLVVLDEFHERSLNADLALALLREVQGALREDLRVLVMSATLDESLPGRLGVPFIRSEGRAYPVDVRYLAADPVGRVEDAVAGAVRRALEEHEGDILAFLPGVREIRGALGRLADVNAVVLPLYGDLPVREQSRALLPDPSGRRKVVLATNIAETSLTIQGVRVVIDGGLSRSQVFDPGSGLSRLVTGRVTQDAATQRAGRAGRLGPGVAYRLWSPRTQALLPAARPPEMLEADLAPLTLELAQWGTPDPTTLLWLDAPPAPRVGAARELLTGLNALDDSGRVTPEGARLLDFPTHPRLAHLLSTGANGALAADVAALLEERDPFPAGTGTDLSERVSALRSWRRGEQGRGDVAVLERIERLSKQWRRTRNVPVDNAEPDHLEVGALVALAYPERVALARESTPGVARSGTGRFLLASGQGAALPEGDALAGSRALAVAHLDAGSAGWGQAGGRIFLAAPLDPAVLSTRASWVDAVRWDTRTGTLVAQQERRVGALVLDTRPLRDLPGEQRVEALAAGIRSEGLQLLKFTPEAEQFRARVDSLRHWRPEDSWPDLIDAGLLATLEDWLGPSLTTVRTRDDLARVNLLPALQGRLTWPQPQQLDQLAPTHLTVPSGSRVRLEYRPDGQNPILAVKLQELFGLADTPTVNGGRTPVLLHLLSPAGRPVQVTQDLRSFWNSSYFEVRRDLRGRYPKHPWPDDPWTHEPTRFTKKRLT, from the coding sequence ATGTCGTTTTCTGCGGGGCTGCCTATTGCCGATGTGGTTTCCGAGGTGCGGGAGGCGCTGGCCGGTCACCCGCTGGTGCTGCTTCAGGCGCCTCCGGGGGCGGGGAAAAGTACGGCGTTGCCGCTGGAACTGCTGAGTGAACCGTGGCTGGCGGGGCAAAAGGTGCTGGTGCTTCAGCCCCGGCGGGTGGCGGCGCGGGCGGTGGCGGCGCGGCTGGCGGCGGGCCTGGGCGAGGACGTGGGCGGCACGGTGGGTTACCGCGTGCGCTTCGAGTCACGGGTGTCGGCGGCCACGCGCCTGGAGGTGGTCACCGAGGGCCTCCTGACGCGGCGCCTGCAACGCGACCCGGAGCTGGCGGGCGTGGGCCTGGTGGTGCTCGACGAGTTTCATGAGCGCAGCCTGAACGCCGACCTGGCCCTGGCCCTGCTGCGCGAGGTGCAGGGGGCGCTGCGGGAAGACCTGCGGGTGCTGGTGATGTCCGCCACGCTGGACGAGTCCCTGCCGGGGCGGCTGGGCGTGCCCTTTATTCGCAGTGAAGGGCGGGCCTACCCGGTGGACGTGCGTTACCTGGCCGCCGACCCGGTGGGCCGCGTGGAGGACGCCGTGGCGGGGGCGGTCAGGCGCGCGCTGGAGGAACACGAGGGGGACATTCTGGCCTTTCTGCCGGGCGTGCGGGAAATTCGCGGCGCCCTGGGGCGGCTGGCAGACGTGAACGCGGTGGTGCTGCCGCTATACGGGGATCTGCCGGTGCGCGAGCAGAGCCGGGCGCTCCTGCCGGATCCGTCCGGGCGGCGCAAGGTGGTGCTGGCGACCAACATCGCGGAAACGTCCCTGACCATTCAGGGCGTGCGGGTGGTCATCGACGGGGGCCTGAGCCGCTCGCAGGTGTTCGACCCCGGGTCGGGCCTGTCACGCCTGGTCACGGGCCGCGTGACGCAGGACGCCGCCACCCAGCGGGCCGGGCGGGCGGGTCGGCTGGGGCCGGGGGTCGCCTACCGGTTGTGGTCGCCGCGCACCCAGGCGCTCTTGCCCGCCGCCCGGCCACCGGAGATGCTGGAGGCCGACCTGGCGCCCCTCACGCTGGAACTGGCGCAGTGGGGCACCCCCGACCCCACGACTCTGCTGTGGCTGGACGCGCCGCCGGCTCCCCGTGTTGGGGCGGCCCGCGAATTGCTGACCGGCCTGAATGCCCTGGACGACAGTGGGCGCGTCACCCCGGAAGGCGCGCGTCTGCTGGACTTCCCCACGCATCCCCGCCTGGCGCACCTGCTGTCTACCGGGGCGAATGGGGCGCTGGCGGCGGACGTGGCGGCGCTGCTGGAGGAGCGTGACCCCTTCCCAGCGGGCACGGGCACCGACCTGTCGGAGCGCGTTTCTGCCCTGCGTTCCTGGCGGCGTGGTGAACAGGGCAGAGGAGACGTGGCCGTACTGGAGCGCATTGAGCGCCTCTCGAAACAGTGGCGGAGAACCCGGAATGTTCCGGTCGATAACGCCGAACCGGATCATCTGGAGGTCGGTGCCCTGGTGGCCCTGGCGTACCCGGAGCGGGTGGCCCTGGCCCGCGAGAGCACGCCTGGTGTGGCACGCTCCGGCACAGGGCGTTTCCTGCTGGCCAGTGGACAGGGGGCGGCCCTGCCGGAAGGAGACGCACTGGCGGGCAGCCGCGCCCTGGCGGTGGCTCACCTGGACGCGGGGTCAGCGGGGTGGGGGCAGGCTGGGGGCCGGATTTTCCTGGCGGCGCCGCTTGACCCCGCTGTACTGAGCACCCGTGCCAGCTGGGTGGACGCCGTGCGCTGGGACACCCGCACCGGCACGCTGGTGGCGCAGCAGGAGCGGCGGGTGGGGGCCCTGGTGCTGGACACCCGCCCGCTGCGTGACCTGCCCGGCGAGCAGCGTGTGGAGGCCCTGGCCGCCGGCATCCGGAGTGAAGGTCTGCAGCTGTTGAAATTCACCCCTGAGGCCGAGCAGTTCCGCGCCCGCGTGGACTCGCTGCGTCACTGGCGACCGGAGGACAGTTGGCCCGACCTGATCGATGCCGGCCTTCTGGCCACCCTGGAAGACTGGCTGGGGCCCTCCCTGACCACTGTTCGCACGCGCGACGACCTGGCCCGCGTGAACCTGCTTCCTGCCCTGCAAGGGCGGCTGACCTGGCCGCAACCGCAGCAGCTGGATCAGCTGGCCCCCACGCACCTCACGGTGCCCAGCGGCAGCCGCGTGCGTCTGGAATACCGCCCGGACGGTCAGAATCCTATTCTGGCCGTGAAACTTCAGGAGTTGTTCGGCCTGGCCGACACGCCCACCGTGAACGGGGGCCGCACGCCGGTGCTGCTGCACCTGCTGTCGCCGGCCGGCCGCCCGGTACAGGTCACGCAGGACTTGCGCAGTTTCTGGAACAGCAGTTATTTCGAGGTGCGCCGGGATTTGCGGGGCCGCTACCCCAAACACCCCTGGCCCGACGACCCCTGGACGCACGAACCCACGCGCTTCACCAAAAAACGCCTCACGTGA